A single region of the Betta splendens chromosome 12, fBetSpl5.4, whole genome shotgun sequence genome encodes:
- the fgfr1b gene encoding fibroblast growth factor receptor 1b: MSWDMMSSPCGSSMLLYCLLLVLLARFPPAQSGSGTEDTDTADVVKSSEDEEDDESSSEENKLSSELSTSNEKLQPLAPQWTMPDKMRKEFSAPAGNTVRFQCQATGTPVPTLRWYRNGKEFRRDQRLGGLKIKDNLWSIIMESVVPSDSGNYTCVVENEHGSLSHTYRLQVAVTYRDLPLLRSPLTNQTAVVGSDVEFACRVSSGARPRITWFKRSGGGAQGLVLKATEQDMEVLTLKTVSLEDAGEYSCVAENAMGASRYSAWLTVKDPPPPQAYWQLLLGLGSFALAVLGAAALVCRLCRLRKERSDFRGPFAVQELSKSLPLKTQVCVGSSSSPQPGTRLMREPRVSVAAASHVSQYELPYDPVWELPRDRLTLGKPLGEGCFGQVVLAEAVGVDRNKPTAVTQVAVKMLKADAAEKDLSDLISEMEMMKTIGKHKNIINLLGACTQDGPLYVVVEYASQGNLREYLRARRPAGLDYCSSLRQPPPEGVSAKQLVSAAYQVARGMAYLASKKCVHRDLAARNVLVTDHDVMKIADFGLARDVHFMDYYKKTTNGRLPVKWMAPEALFDRISTHQSDVWSFGVLLWEIFTLGGSPYPGVPVEELFKLLKEGHRMEKPSACTQQLYLMMRDCWKAVPSQRPTFQQLVDDLDRTLSLMANQEYLDLAVPLIQYSPASSLDSPYST; encoded by the exons ATGAGTTGGGACATGATGTCATCGCCCTGTGGCTCCTCGATGCTGCTGTACTGCCTGCTGCTCGTTCTGCTGGCCCGGTTTCCCCCTGCTCAGTCCGGTTCAGGCACAGAGGACACGGACACAG CTGATGTAGTAAAATCctctgaagatgaagaagacgaTGAGTCATCCTCAGAGGAAAACAAACTATCTAGTGAATTGTCAACGAGCAACGAGAAGCTCCAGC CGCTGGCGCCTCAGTGGACGATGCCAGACAAGATGAGGAAGGAGTTCTCCGCTCCTGCTGGTAACACTGTCAGGTTCCAGTGCCAAGCGACTGGAACCCCCGTCCCCACTCTGCGCTGGTACCGGAACGGGAAGGAGTTCCGGAGAGACCAGCGACTTGGAGGCCTGAAG ATCAAAGACAACCTGTGGAGCATAATAATGGAGTCCGTGGTTCCGTCCGACTCGGGGAACTACACGTGTGTGGTGGAGAACGAACACGGGAGCCTGTCACACACCTACAGGCTGCAGGTCGCTG TGACCTACCGGGACCTTCCGCTGCTGCGCTCCCCTCTGACCAACCAAACGGCAGTCGTGGGCAGCGACGTGGAGTTCGCGTGCAGAGTGTCCAGCGGCGCGCGGCCGCGCATCACGTGGTTCAAGCGCAGCGGAGGGGGTGCGCAGGGGCTCGTCCTCAAG GCCACGGAGCAGGACATGGAGGTTCTGACCCTGAAGACGGTGAGTCTGGAGGACGCCGGCGAGTACAGCTGCGTGGCGGAGAACGCCATGGGAGCGTCCCGCTACTCCGCCTGGCTCACCGTCAAAG aCCCGCCGCCCCCTCAGGCCTACTGGCAGCTCCTCCTGGGCCTCGGCTCCTTCGCCCTCGCCGTCCTGGGGGCCGCGGCGCTCGTCTGCAGACTCTGCCGCCTCCGGAAGGAGCGGAGCGACTTCCGCGGGCCGTTCGCCGTGCAGGAGCTGTCCAAGAGCCTCCCCCTGAAGACACAG GTGTGCGTGGGGTCCTCCAGCTCCCCGCAGCCGGGGACGCGCCTGATGCGTGAGCCTCGTGTCTCCGTCGCCGCCGCGTCCCACGTGTCACAGTATGAGCTTCCCTACGATCCCGTGTGGGAGCTGCCCCGCGACCG GCTGACCCTGGGGAAACCTCTGGGCGAAGGCTGCTTCGGTCAGGTGGTCCTGGCTGAGGCCGTGGGCGTCGACAGGAACAAGCCCACGGCCGTCACGCAGGTGGCCGTGAAGATGCTCAAag CCGACGCCGCCGAGAAAGACCTGTCGGACCTGATTtcggagatggagatgatgaagaCGATCGGTAAACACAAGAACATCATCAACCTGCTGGGAGCCTGCACTCAGGACG GTCCGCTGTACGTGGTGGTGGAGTACGCCTCCCAGGGGAACCTCAGGGAGTACCTGCGGGCCCGTCGGCCCGCTGGGCTGGACtactgcagcagcctgaggcAGCCGCCTCCAGAGGGCGTCAGCGCCAAGCAGCTGGTGTCCGCTGCCTACCAGGTGGCCCGAGGAATGGCCTACCTGGCCTCAAAGAAG TGTGTCCACAGAGACCTGGCTGCCAGGAACGTGCTGGTCACAGACCATGACGTGATGAAGATAGCGGACTTTGGCCTGGCCCGAGACGTCCACTTCATGGACTACTACAAGAAGACCACTAAC GGTCGACTCCCCGTCAAGTGGATGGCGCCTGAAGCCTTGTTCGACCGCATCTCTACGCACCAGAGCGACGT GTGGTCGTTCGGGGTGCTGCTGTGGGAGATCTTCACCCTGGGGGGCTCTCCGTACCCCGGGGTCCCCGTGGAGGAGCTCTTCAAGCTGCTGAAGGAGGGGCACCGCATGGAGAAGCCCTCGGCCTGCACCCAGCAGCT CTACCTGATGATGAGAGACTGCTGGAAAGCTGTGCCGTCCCAGCGGCCCACGTTCCAACAGCTGGTGGACGATTTAGACAGGACGCTTTCTCTCATGGCGAACCAG GAGTACCTGGACTTGGCCGTACCTCTGATCCAGTACTCTCCAGCCAGCTCGCTGGACTCCCCTTACTCCACATAG